From Cheilinus undulatus linkage group 17, ASM1832078v1, whole genome shotgun sequence, one genomic window encodes:
- the LOC121525231 gene encoding proteinase-activated receptor 1-like translates to KNTTKEFNLKKHHCISSETYDFTGPVRLSNIHPSYGQPNIPRGPEKTPSRVDDDGNKRQPEGSYPISKTSLQLSGPGDHFVYDVKAPNVPERYIFINITKYVYVQRDTNLGWRNLSEEARQFLTGSLSTTIIPFFYTLVCLLSVPINICALLVFIKRIKPKNPAVIYMMNLACADLLFSMVLPFKISYHFMGNDWIFGRAMCRIVTAAFYWNMYCSVLLISLISVDRLLAVVYPIQSLLWRTPAKAVIACAAMWMFSFVGSIHLLFTEQTFNLTELNITTCHDIQPSQPFRCYKMYYITFCFLLFFLPLIITMVSYTRVILTLSKVQPEVPDHSQKKRRAVFLTATVLVMFVLCFLPTNIVYIVHQLMYSEETEDQEKEMNPDRLYVIYLVCLCLGSLSCILDPLVYYFGSSQFQKGLSSMMGCQKTKQRTNGGQSSSSSPSNTSRSTSQITVKSNRKEIAERTLINRDSSQGNLCSQCKKQAV, encoded by the exons aaaaacacaacaaaggaaTTTAATCTTAAAAAGCATCACTGTATCTCATCTGAAACATATGACTTTACAGGACCCGTCAGACTGAGCAACATACACCCAAGTTACGGACAACCCAACATTCCCAGAGGACCAGAGAAAACCCCCAGCCGTGTAGATGATGATGGCAACAAAAGACAACCTGAGGGATCGTATCCGATATCAAAAACTTCTTTGCAAC tcaGTGGACCGGGAGACCACTTCGTCTATGATGTCAAGGCACCAAATGTCCCAGAAAGATACATCTTCATTAATATTACCAAATATGTTTACGTCCAACGTGACACTAACCTAGGCTGGCGGAATCTCTCAGAGGAGGCACGGCAGTTTCTAACAGGATCATTATCCACCACCATCATCCCGTTCTTCTACACACTGGTCTGCCTCCTCAGTGTGCCCATCAACATCTGTGCACTGCTGGTCTTCATAAAAAGAATAAAGCCTAAAAATCCAGCAGTGATCTACATGATGAACCTGGCCTGTGCTGACCTGCTCTTCTCCATGGTGCTGCCCTTCAAGATCTCCTACCACTTCATGGGAAATGACTGGATATTCGGTCGTGCCATGTGCCGTATAGTCACCGCAGCCTTTTACTGGAACATGTACTGCTCCGTTCTGCTCATCTCCCTCATCAGCGTGGACCGGCTCCTCGCTGTGGTCTATCCTATCCAGTCTTTGTTGTGGAGAACTCCTGCAAAGGCAGTCATTGCCTGTGCAGCCATGTGGATGTTCTCCTTTGTCGGCTCGATTCACCTCCTCTTCACTGAGCAGACTTTCAACCTCACAGAGTTGAACATCACCACCTGCCATGACATCCAGCCCTCACAGCCTTTCCGGTGCTACAAGATGTACTACATCACcttctgcttcctcctcttcttcctgccTCTCATCATCACCATGGTGTCCTACACTCGGGTGATTTTGACTCTGAGTAAAGTCCAACCAGAGGTTCCAGACcactcacagaaaaaaagaagagcagtgttCTTGACTGCAACAGTACTGGTGATGTTTGTGCTGTGTTTCTTACCCACTAACATCGTCTACATCGTACATCAGCTGATGTATTCTGAAGAAACAGAAGACCAGGAGAAAGAGATGAATCCTGACAGGCTCTATGTAATCTATTTAGTCTGTCTGTGTTTAGGAAGTCTCAGCTGCATCCTTGATCCTCTGGTCTACTACTTTGGATCATCCCAGTTCCAGAAAGGGTTATCCAGTATGATGGGGTGCCAAAAGACCAAGCAGAGAACCAATGGTGGTCAGTCATCATCATCCAGTCCAAGCAATACAAGCAGGTCCACCAGTCAAATCACCGTGAAATCAAACCGCAAAGAAATTGCTGAAAGAACACTCATCAATCGTGACTCTTCTCAGGGGAATCTTTGCAGCCAATGTAAGAAGCAAGCGGTCTGA